Proteins encoded within one genomic window of Nonomuraea gerenzanensis:
- a CDS encoding multicopper oxidase domain-containing protein, translating to MDDKGVFRQGPTRRQAFAGAGAAIGAAAGGWGWARAHTRAGEPPAEPALVLNKFVDRLPIPPVVKPVQRGSAWELTIRMRVAERRLHSEMPPTRLWTYEGSFPGPTIEVMRGQRVRVTWANQLAAPIPLEAVQVSDEGLPADKPPANYPGRDGVAPVPEVGALPAWAAVHLHGSRTGGGNDGWAENAVHPGDAQLSEYPNDQPATTLWYHDHAMHLTRFTVFSGLVGMYLVRDKEEAALGLPRGRHEIPLVLCDRNFDLGADGEPDGRLLHKVILERVEPPSPGFFLGPYNLVNGVVWPYLDVEPRWYRFRVLNASNARTYRLMLLDQDGQPLSGAMKVIGSDSGLLGAPAPVTGALTLAPAERADVLVDFSALAGRTLKLVDTYPGITPGRPNPRNGIPEPDIMKINVSGGQPGGGFTLPAVISPSFQRLTHDDVPETHGHRWIVVPPAATFTGQPNELGMWEMVEVDPDTVTIPSAGIVQIQGPDGKVRTLRRVAGEYADRSDFVIPRDQWEVWNFLILTRQPHPMHVHMIRFQTLSRDVYDRAGWSDDVRGTTKPITFVRQGPLEGHEQGWKDVVRAQGVELATVLGKFDQVGRYVYHCHILEHEMHMMRPYVVMPPEVLKLHPHEPGGHH from the coding sequence GTGGACGACAAGGGAGTTTTCCGGCAGGGGCCGACCCGGCGCCAGGCGTTCGCCGGCGCCGGCGCGGCGATCGGAGCGGCAGCGGGCGGATGGGGCTGGGCGCGGGCGCACACCCGCGCGGGCGAGCCGCCCGCGGAGCCGGCACTGGTGCTGAACAAGTTCGTGGACCGGTTGCCGATCCCGCCGGTCGTCAAGCCGGTGCAGCGGGGATCGGCGTGGGAGCTGACGATCCGGATGCGGGTGGCCGAGCGGCGGCTGCACTCCGAGATGCCGCCCACCCGGCTGTGGACCTACGAGGGCTCCTTCCCCGGGCCGACGATCGAGGTGATGCGCGGCCAGCGGGTCAGGGTCACCTGGGCCAACCAGCTGGCCGCGCCCATCCCGCTCGAAGCGGTCCAGGTCTCCGACGAGGGGCTGCCGGCGGACAAGCCACCGGCGAACTACCCCGGCCGCGACGGCGTCGCGCCGGTCCCCGAGGTCGGCGCGTTACCCGCCTGGGCGGCGGTGCACCTGCACGGCTCGCGCACCGGCGGGGGCAACGACGGCTGGGCCGAGAACGCGGTCCACCCCGGCGACGCCCAGCTCTCCGAGTACCCCAACGACCAGCCGGCGACCACGCTCTGGTACCACGACCACGCCATGCACCTGACGAGGTTCACCGTCTTCTCCGGGCTGGTCGGCATGTACCTCGTCCGGGACAAGGAGGAGGCGGCGCTCGGGCTGCCGCGTGGCAGGCACGAGATCCCGCTGGTGCTCTGCGACCGCAACTTCGACCTCGGCGCCGACGGCGAGCCCGACGGGCGGCTGCTGCACAAGGTCATCCTGGAACGCGTGGAGCCGCCCTCGCCGGGCTTCTTCCTGGGGCCGTACAACCTGGTCAACGGGGTCGTGTGGCCGTACCTGGACGTGGAGCCGCGCTGGTACCGCTTCCGGGTGCTGAACGCCTCCAACGCGCGCACGTACCGGCTGATGCTGCTGGACCAGGACGGGCAACCGCTGTCAGGAGCCATGAAGGTGATCGGCTCGGACTCGGGCCTGCTCGGCGCGCCCGCGCCGGTCACCGGCGCGCTCACGCTCGCGCCCGCCGAGCGGGCCGACGTGCTGGTGGACTTCTCCGCGCTGGCCGGCCGGACGCTCAAGCTGGTCGACACCTACCCGGGCATCACCCCCGGCCGGCCGAACCCGCGCAACGGCATCCCCGAGCCCGACATCATGAAGATCAACGTGTCGGGCGGGCAGCCCGGCGGCGGGTTCACGCTGCCGGCCGTGATCTCGCCGTCGTTCCAGCGGCTGACCCACGACGACGTTCCCGAGACCCACGGGCACCGGTGGATCGTCGTCCCGCCCGCCGCGACCTTCACCGGCCAGCCCAACGAGCTGGGCATGTGGGAGATGGTCGAGGTCGACCCGGACACCGTGACGATCCCCAGCGCCGGGATCGTGCAGATCCAGGGCCCCGACGGCAAGGTCAGGACCCTCCGGCGCGTGGCGGGCGAGTACGCCGACCGCAGCGACTTCGTCATCCCCCGCGACCAGTGGGAGGTCTGGAACTTCCTGATCCTGACCCGACAGCCGCACCCGATGCACGTGCACATGATCCGCTTCCAGACCCTCAGCAGGGACGTCTACGACCGCGCCGGATGGAGCGACGACGTGCGCGGCACCACCAAGCCGATCACGTTCGTCCGCCAGGGGCCGCTCGAAGGCCACGAACAGGGCTGGAAGGACGTGGTGCGGGCGCAGGGCGTCGAGCTGGCCACCGTACTCGGCAAGTTCGACCAGGTGGGCCGCTACGTCTACCACTGCCACATCCTGGAGCACGAGATGCACATGATGCGCCCGTACGTGGTGATGCCCCCTGAAGTGCTGAAACTCCACCCGCACGAGCCCGGCGGGCACCACTGA
- a CDS encoding TcmI family type II polyketide cyclase: MTDRSLIVARLEPGAAADVARLFGASDATALPHELGVIRRHLFHYHDLYFHYVEFDGDAREQVGKARGRSDFQRLSADLGRYVKPFDPATWRSPADAMASEFYGWERSS, encoded by the coding sequence GTGACCGACAGGAGTCTGATCGTGGCCCGCCTGGAGCCCGGGGCGGCGGCCGACGTCGCCCGCCTCTTCGGGGCCTCCGACGCCACCGCCCTCCCGCACGAGCTGGGCGTGATCCGCCGGCACCTGTTCCACTACCACGACCTGTACTTCCACTACGTCGAGTTCGACGGCGACGCCCGCGAGCAGGTGGGCAAGGCCCGCGGCCGCTCCGACTTCCAGCGGCTCAGCGCCGACCTCGGCCGGTACGTCAAGCCGTTCGACCCCGCCACCTGGCGCAGCCCGGCCGATGCGATGGCCAGCGAGTTCTACGGGTGGGAGCGCAGCTCATGA
- a CDS encoding response regulator, producing MIRIMLVDDQPLVRRGLRATFDEVADVLVVGEAANGVEALHALRGSQVDVVLMDINMPRMGGLEATRRICEGSGPRVVILTMYDQDEYVFEALRAGASGFVLKDSSPELLVEGVRTVASGEGLLSPSVTGRLIAEFARRPVVSAAVVPELVGLTDRELDVFRLLVRGHRNEDIARLLVLGESTVKSHVQHLYQKLGVRDRVQVVIYAYENGLVQPGRGWDSLDGTTSSTEKGRWEFMSAAGDTRRAAS from the coding sequence ATGATCCGGATCATGCTCGTGGACGATCAGCCGTTGGTGCGCCGGGGTTTACGTGCCACCTTCGATGAGGTGGCGGATGTTCTGGTCGTGGGGGAGGCGGCCAATGGGGTGGAGGCGCTGCATGCGCTTCGGGGGAGTCAGGTGGATGTGGTGCTGATGGATATCAACATGCCTCGGATGGGGGGTTTGGAGGCGACGCGGCGGATCTGTGAGGGGTCGGGGCCGCGGGTGGTGATTTTGACGATGTACGACCAGGACGAGTATGTCTTCGAGGCGTTGCGGGCGGGGGCGTCGGGGTTCGTGCTGAAGGATTCGTCGCCGGAGCTGCTGGTGGAGGGGGTGCGGACGGTGGCGTCGGGGGAGGGGTTGTTGTCTCCTTCGGTGACGGGTCGGTTGATCGCGGAGTTCGCGCGGCGTCCGGTGGTGTCGGCGGCGGTGGTGCCGGAGCTGGTGGGGTTGACGGATCGGGAGCTGGATGTGTTCCGGTTGCTGGTGCGGGGTCATCGTAATGAGGACATCGCGCGGTTGCTGGTGCTGGGGGAGTCGACGGTGAAGTCGCACGTGCAGCATCTGTATCAGAAGCTGGGGGTGCGGGATCGGGTGCAGGTGGTGATCTACGCCTACGAGAACGGCCTCGTCCAGCCCGGACGCGGATGGGACTCCCTCGACGGGACGACCTCGTCCACCGAGAAGGGGAGATGGGAGTTCATGTCGGCGGCGGGAGACACGCGGCGCGCGGCTTCCTAG
- the accB gene encoding acetyl-CoA carboxylase biotin carboxyl carrier protein, producing MAEHEWSEEFRLLRAEASSLVKTIPGTVSSVVLRAGDRSVEISWAAQEPATTGQQQPAPPAREEESADPSLRSVVAPLVGTFYVAPEPGAEPFTRPGARVEPGQTVAIVEAMKLMNQVASEWSGEVVEVLVSDGQPVEFGQELVRVRVEGA from the coding sequence ATGGCTGAGCACGAGTGGAGCGAGGAGTTCCGGTTGCTGCGCGCCGAGGCCAGCAGCCTCGTCAAGACCATCCCCGGCACGGTGTCCAGCGTCGTGCTCCGGGCCGGCGACCGCAGCGTGGAGATCTCCTGGGCCGCCCAGGAGCCCGCCACGACCGGGCAGCAGCAGCCGGCGCCGCCCGCGCGGGAGGAGGAGAGCGCCGACCCGTCGCTCAGGTCGGTCGTCGCGCCCCTGGTCGGAACGTTCTACGTGGCCCCCGAGCCGGGCGCCGAGCCCTTCACCCGGCCCGGCGCGCGGGTCGAGCCCGGCCAGACCGTCGCCATCGTGGAGGCGATGAAGCTGATGAACCAGGTGGCGTCGGAGTGGTCGGGCGAGGTCGTGGAGGTGCTCGTCAGCGACGGCCAGCCGGTCGAGTTCGGGCAGGAGCTGGTGCGCGTGCGGGTGGAGGGCGCATGA
- a CDS encoding sensor histidine kinase codes for MSKQVSGQTSRRVSRTPLRVKLTVTVVLLVTVAAAVISAATVLLLRDRLLDRVDDQLERVTETLHNDMRDERPSPQGQLLVYVPSDVSVLQLGPDGAVVARSRNADPAFEAALPADLPEGMSTVESWRVLKDGGLVVAMPLTHVDETVAQMAWIDAVVALIVVAIVAAAGVAVVRGSMQPLEEIERTAEVIAAGNLSQRVEGENDRTEVGRLARALNGMLAQIEAAFRARAASEAYMRRFVADAGHELRTPLTAIRGFADLYTRQRGEDELVSRIGRATGRMTLLVEDLLLLAHLDQRRPLRADRVDLLAVAAEAVQEWSLLARDRKIDLAVKGENAPLVTGDESRLRQVIGNLLSNAVRHTPPGTAVEVRLLEGRLENGAPAVVLEVADQGPGLSREQAERVFERFYRADKARSRDEGGSGLGLAIVSALAVAHGGVAEADPGPGAVFRVRLPAAD; via the coding sequence GTGAGCAAGCAGGTCAGCGGGCAGACGAGCAGGCGGGTGAGCAGGACGCCGCTGCGCGTCAAGCTCACTGTGACCGTGGTGCTGCTGGTGACGGTGGCCGCGGCGGTGATCAGCGCGGCCACCGTGCTGCTGCTGCGCGACCGCCTGCTCGACCGGGTCGACGACCAGCTCGAACGGGTCACCGAGACCCTGCACAACGACATGCGCGACGAGCGCCCCAGCCCGCAGGGGCAGCTCCTGGTCTACGTGCCGAGCGACGTCTCGGTGCTGCAGCTCGGCCCGGACGGCGCCGTGGTCGCCCGCTCCAGGAACGCCGACCCCGCCTTCGAGGCGGCGCTGCCCGCCGACCTGCCCGAGGGCATGTCCACGGTGGAGAGCTGGCGGGTGCTCAAGGACGGCGGGCTCGTCGTGGCCATGCCCCTCACCCACGTGGACGAGACCGTCGCCCAGATGGCCTGGATCGACGCGGTCGTGGCGCTGATCGTGGTGGCGATCGTGGCCGCCGCCGGGGTGGCCGTGGTCCGGGGCAGCATGCAACCGCTGGAGGAGATCGAGCGCACGGCCGAGGTCATCGCCGCGGGCAACCTGTCGCAACGGGTCGAGGGCGAGAACGACAGGACCGAGGTGGGGCGGCTGGCCAGGGCGCTGAACGGCATGCTGGCCCAGATCGAGGCCGCCTTCCGGGCCAGGGCCGCCTCGGAGGCGTACATGCGCCGCTTCGTCGCCGACGCCGGGCACGAGCTGCGCACGCCGCTGACCGCGATCCGCGGCTTCGCCGACCTCTACACCCGCCAGCGCGGCGAGGACGAGCTGGTCTCCAGGATCGGCAGGGCGACGGGCCGGATGACCCTGCTGGTGGAGGACCTGCTGCTGCTGGCCCACCTCGACCAGCGCCGGCCGCTGCGCGCCGACCGGGTCGACCTGCTGGCCGTCGCGGCCGAGGCCGTGCAGGAGTGGTCGCTGCTGGCTCGCGACCGCAAGATCGACCTCGCGGTCAAGGGGGAGAACGCGCCGCTGGTGACCGGCGACGAGTCGCGGCTGCGCCAGGTCATCGGCAACCTGCTCAGCAACGCCGTGCGGCACACGCCGCCGGGCACCGCCGTCGAGGTCCGGCTGCTGGAGGGCCGGCTGGAGAACGGGGCGCCGGCCGTCGTGCTGGAGGTCGCCGACCAGGGCCCCGGGCTGTCGCGCGAGCAGGCCGAGCGGGTCTTCGAGCGGTTCTACCGGGCCGACAAGGCCCGCTCGCGCGACGAGGGGGGCAGCGGACTGGGCCTGGCCATCGTCTCCGCGCTCGCCGTCGCCCACGGAGGCGTGGCCGAGGCCGACCCCGGGCCCGGCGCGGTCTTCCGGGTGCGCCTGCCCGCCGCTGACTGA
- a CDS encoding acetyl-CoA carboxylase carboxyltransferase subunit alpha has product MTLTLSDATVSWTTCAGCETLLYLPKLARSKHVCPDCGHHHRLGARERLSLLLDDNTFQAAPGVRGGDPLGFTDSRSYPERLESGRRATGLADAALYGKGLLGGRPLIALAMDFAFMGGSMGSAVGELVCRAADEALATRSPLLLVAASGGARMQEGALSLMQMARTAAAVRRLRGAGVPSICLLTDPTFGGVTASFATLADILVAERGSLIGFAGPRVIAAATRERLPEGFQTAEYLFSRGMLDRVEPREAVRPLLARLLNLLDGGTAPYRDEPAAPPEGDGQAPLSAWETVRVARDIQRPTTLDYLGHMCEDFVELHGDRVQGDDPAVVGGLAVMDGVRVMIIGHQKGHDTRELVSRNFGMAHPEGYRKALRLMRMAESYGLPVVTLIDTQGAAPGIGAEERGQAWAIASAIAGMGELRVPIVATVTGEGGSGGALALGVADEVLMTRNACYSVISPESCSTILTGGPSQAARMAESLRLTAPELLRLNVIDGIVPEPAGGSQADHAQAADLLKGAILGTLARLAHVRPDELVRRRHDRFRALGPVADG; this is encoded by the coding sequence ATGACCCTCACGCTGAGCGACGCCACCGTGTCCTGGACCACCTGCGCCGGTTGCGAGACCCTGCTCTACCTGCCCAAGCTGGCCCGCAGCAAGCACGTGTGCCCCGACTGCGGGCACCACCACCGGCTGGGCGCCCGCGAACGCCTGAGCCTGCTCCTGGACGACAACACCTTCCAGGCCGCTCCGGGCGTGCGCGGCGGCGACCCGCTCGGCTTCACCGACTCGCGCTCCTACCCCGAGCGGCTGGAGAGCGGGCGGCGGGCCACCGGGCTCGCCGACGCCGCACTCTACGGCAAGGGCCTGCTCGGCGGGCGGCCGCTCATCGCGCTGGCCATGGACTTCGCGTTCATGGGCGGCAGCATGGGCTCGGCCGTGGGCGAGCTGGTCTGCAGGGCCGCCGACGAGGCGCTGGCCACCCGCAGCCCGCTGCTGCTGGTGGCCGCCAGCGGCGGCGCCCGGATGCAGGAGGGCGCCCTGTCGCTCATGCAGATGGCCAGGACCGCCGCCGCGGTACGCCGCCTGCGCGGGGCGGGCGTGCCCTCCATCTGCCTGCTGACCGATCCCACCTTCGGCGGGGTCACCGCCTCCTTCGCCACGCTGGCCGACATCCTGGTCGCCGAGCGCGGCAGCCTGATCGGCTTCGCCGGGCCACGCGTCATCGCCGCCGCCACCCGCGAACGCCTGCCCGAGGGGTTCCAGACGGCCGAGTACCTGTTCTCGCGCGGCATGCTCGACCGGGTCGAGCCGCGCGAGGCGGTCCGGCCGCTGCTGGCCCGCCTGCTCAACCTGCTGGACGGCGGGACGGCCCCCTACCGGGACGAGCCCGCGGCTCCGCCCGAGGGCGACGGCCAGGCGCCCTTGAGCGCCTGGGAGACCGTCCGCGTCGCCCGTGACATCCAGCGGCCCACCACGCTCGACTACCTCGGCCACATGTGCGAGGACTTCGTCGAGCTGCACGGCGACCGGGTGCAGGGCGACGACCCGGCCGTCGTCGGCGGGCTCGCGGTCATGGACGGCGTCCGCGTCATGATCATCGGCCACCAGAAGGGCCACGACACGCGGGAGCTGGTCTCCCGGAACTTCGGCATGGCCCATCCCGAGGGCTACCGCAAGGCGTTGCGGCTCATGCGGATGGCCGAGTCGTACGGCCTGCCGGTGGTCACGCTGATCGACACCCAGGGCGCGGCCCCCGGCATCGGCGCGGAGGAACGCGGCCAGGCGTGGGCCATCGCCTCCGCCATCGCCGGGATGGGCGAGCTGCGGGTGCCCATCGTGGCGACGGTCACCGGCGAGGGCGGCAGCGGCGGCGCGCTGGCGCTCGGCGTGGCCGACGAGGTGCTGATGACGCGCAACGCCTGCTACTCCGTCATCAGCCCCGAGAGCTGCTCGACGATCCTGACCGGCGGCCCGTCCCAGGCCGCCAGGATGGCCGAGTCGCTCCGCCTCACCGCGCCCGAGCTGCTGCGCCTCAACGTGATCGACGGCATCGTGCCCGAGCCTGCGGGCGGCAGCCAGGCCGACCACGCGCAGGCCGCCGACCTGCTCAAGGGCGCGATCCTGGGCACGCTGGCCAGACTGGCGCACGTGCGCCCGGACGAGCTGGTGCGGCGCCGGCACGACAGGTTCCGCGCCCTGGGCCCGGTCGCCGATGGCTGA
- a CDS encoding acetyl-CoA carboxylase biotin carboxylase subunit → MTAPPFRKVLIANRGEIALRIARTCRELGIATVAVYSTPDRDSAVVRFADEAVHIGPAAPRRSYLSMPGPIEAALRCGADAVHPGYGFLSEDPDFATVCAANGLTFIGPRPEVMAGVGDKAKVRELMRAAGLPVLPGSDGAVPTVAEAGQVAAEIGYPLVVKAAAGGGGRGIGVVRSAAELPRVYRETVALARAVFGDGEVYLERYVDRARHVEVQVLGDEAGNVVHLGERDCSLQRRNQKLVEEAPSPGLDDRTRAALGEHAVAGAKAVGYTGAGTMEFLVDHAGTVTFMELNARIQVEHPVTEALTGIDLIREQIRIAAGLPLSVKQEDVRATGAAIECRINAEDPEADFRPAPGLLEVFDVPGGPWTRVDSGFVRGDSVPPYYDSLLAKLIVWAPTRAEAIARADRALSEFAVAGPGVVTTIPLLRRLIGHPVFAAGEHTTRFVHELLEAGP, encoded by the coding sequence ATGACCGCGCCGCCGTTCCGCAAGGTGCTCATCGCCAACCGCGGCGAGATCGCCCTGCGCATCGCCAGGACCTGCCGCGAGCTGGGCATCGCCACCGTGGCCGTCTACAGCACGCCCGATCGCGACAGCGCCGTGGTGCGCTTCGCCGACGAGGCGGTGCACATCGGCCCCGCCGCGCCGCGGCGCAGCTACCTGTCCATGCCGGGGCCCATCGAGGCGGCGCTGCGCTGCGGCGCCGACGCGGTGCACCCCGGCTACGGCTTCCTGTCGGAGGACCCGGACTTCGCGACCGTCTGCGCCGCCAACGGCCTGACCTTCATCGGCCCCCGCCCCGAGGTGATGGCCGGGGTCGGCGACAAGGCCAAGGTGCGCGAGCTGATGCGCGCCGCCGGCCTGCCCGTGCTGCCCGGCAGCGACGGGGCCGTGCCCACGGTCGCCGAGGCCGGACAGGTGGCCGCCGAGATCGGCTACCCGCTGGTGGTCAAGGCCGCCGCGGGCGGCGGCGGCCGGGGCATCGGCGTCGTCCGGAGCGCCGCGGAGCTGCCGCGCGTCTACCGGGAGACCGTGGCGCTGGCCCGCGCGGTCTTCGGCGACGGCGAGGTCTACCTGGAGCGCTACGTCGATCGGGCCCGCCACGTGGAGGTCCAGGTGCTCGGCGACGAGGCCGGCAACGTGGTCCACCTGGGCGAGCGCGACTGCTCGCTGCAGCGGCGCAACCAGAAGCTGGTCGAGGAGGCGCCCTCGCCCGGCCTCGACGACCGCACCCGGGCCGCGCTGGGCGAGCACGCCGTCGCGGGCGCCAAGGCCGTCGGGTACACCGGCGCGGGCACGATGGAGTTCCTGGTGGACCACGCGGGCACCGTGACGTTCATGGAGCTGAACGCCCGCATCCAGGTCGAGCACCCGGTCACCGAGGCGCTCACCGGCATCGACCTGATCCGCGAGCAGATCAGGATCGCCGCCGGGCTCCCGCTCAGCGTCAAGCAGGAGGACGTGCGCGCCACCGGCGCGGCCATCGAGTGCCGGATCAACGCCGAGGACCCCGAGGCGGACTTCCGGCCCGCGCCGGGCCTGCTGGAGGTCTTCGACGTGCCCGGCGGCCCGTGGACGCGGGTGGACTCGGGGTTCGTGCGCGGCGACTCGGTGCCGCCGTACTACGACTCGCTGCTGGCCAAGCTGATCGTCTGGGCGCCCACCCGGGCGGAGGCGATCGCGCGGGCCGACCGGGCGCTGTCGGAGTTCGCCGTCGCCGGGCCCGGTGTCGTCACCACCATCCCGCTGCTGCGCAGGCTCATCGGGCACCCCGTCTTCGCCGCGGGCGAGCACACCACGCGTTTCGTGCACGAGCTGCTCGAAGCGGGACCGTGA
- a CDS encoding response regulator transcription factor, whose protein sequence is MAETARGPEARLLVVEDEPDIRELLAASLRFSGFEVVSLARGVGAIEAALRHRPDLIILDVMLPDLDGFEVIKRLRSGGDRTPVLFLTARDSVDDRIKGLTLGGDDYVSKPFSLDEVVARIRAVLRRLRDGASAPPSRLTFADIELDEESHQIWRGGEPVQLSPTEFNLLRYFMLNVGRVLSKAQILDHVWHYDFRGADGIVEKYVSALRRKVDHRDPRLIHTLRGVGYVLRPPQ, encoded by the coding sequence GTGGCCGAGACAGCCAGAGGGCCGGAGGCGCGGCTGCTCGTCGTCGAGGACGAGCCCGACATCCGCGAGCTGCTCGCGGCCAGCCTGCGCTTCTCCGGGTTCGAGGTGGTGAGCCTGGCCAGGGGGGTGGGCGCGATCGAGGCGGCGCTGCGGCACCGTCCTGACCTGATCATCCTCGACGTGATGCTGCCCGACCTCGACGGTTTCGAGGTGATCAAACGGCTGCGCTCGGGCGGCGACCGCACTCCGGTGCTGTTCCTGACCGCCCGCGACTCGGTGGACGACCGGATCAAGGGGCTCACGCTGGGCGGCGACGACTACGTGAGCAAGCCGTTCAGCCTCGACGAGGTCGTCGCCCGGATCAGGGCCGTGCTACGGCGGCTGCGCGACGGTGCGAGCGCGCCGCCGTCCCGGCTCACCTTCGCCGACATCGAGCTGGACGAGGAGAGCCACCAGATCTGGCGCGGCGGCGAGCCGGTCCAGCTCTCCCCGACCGAGTTCAACCTGCTGCGCTACTTCATGCTCAACGTCGGGCGGGTGCTGTCCAAGGCCCAGATCCTCGACCACGTCTGGCACTACGACTTCCGGGGCGCCGACGGCATCGTGGAGAAGTACGTCTCGGCGCTGCGCAGGAAGGTCGACCACCGCGACCCGCGGCTCATCCACACGCTGCGCGGAGTCGGATACGTGCTCAGGCCGCCTCAGTGA
- a CDS encoding sulfotransferase family protein has product MKAIGVGFGRTGTTSLKAALELLGYGPCYHMSDIVEEPARIGTWIDAAEGRPVDWDHAFRGFASAVDFPAAAFWRELVARYPDAKVILTVRDPDSWYESATRTIFRKALRARRPTARIGFALVSRIAPDLGAFVKMTDVAIMRRVFDGRVADREHAIAVFRRHIEEVQAEVPAERLLVYNVSEGWEPLCAFLGTPVPEEPFPRGNDTRTFDVEEKERVRRLMSRRR; this is encoded by the coding sequence ATGAAGGCCATCGGCGTCGGTTTCGGCCGGACCGGCACCACCTCGCTGAAGGCGGCGCTGGAACTGCTCGGATACGGCCCCTGCTACCACATGTCCGACATCGTCGAGGAGCCTGCCAGGATCGGCACCTGGATCGACGCCGCCGAAGGCCGCCCCGTCGACTGGGACCACGCCTTCCGCGGCTTCGCCAGCGCCGTCGACTTCCCCGCCGCCGCGTTCTGGCGGGAGCTGGTGGCCCGCTACCCGGACGCCAAGGTGATCCTCACCGTGCGCGACCCGGACTCCTGGTACGAGAGCGCCACCAGGACCATCTTCAGGAAAGCCCTGCGCGCCCGCCGCCCCACGGCCAGGATCGGCTTCGCGCTGGTCTCCCGCATCGCCCCGGACCTGGGCGCCTTCGTCAAGATGACCGACGTGGCGATCATGCGCAGGGTCTTCGACGGCAGGGTGGCCGACCGGGAGCACGCCATCGCGGTCTTCCGCCGGCACATCGAGGAGGTCCAGGCCGAGGTGCCGGCGGAGCGGCTGCTCGTCTACAACGTCTCCGAGGGCTGGGAGCCGCTGTGCGCGTTCCTGGGCACGCCCGTGCCCGAGGAGCCGTTCCCGCGCGGCAACGACACCCGCACGTTCGACGTGGAGGAGAAGGAGCGCGTGCGCCGCCTCATGTCCAGACGGCGCTGA